One region of Salvelinus namaycush isolate Seneca chromosome 3, SaNama_1.0, whole genome shotgun sequence genomic DNA includes:
- the mif4gdb gene encoding MIF4G domain-containing protein B: MENSKEDYKIQSFDLETQKLLKTALKEPSTVDLEKVTNVLVDQSLKDRVFSKEAGRICYTIVQAEAKHNNGNVFRRNLLNRLQLEFVAREDTRLRSLQEWVCFVTFICNVFDYLKVNNMPMVALVHPVFDCLLRLAQPDSLNNEEEVDCLVLQLHRIGDQLEKMDGQKMDELFYLLRDGFLLQEGLSSMARLLLLEILEFRAGGWMLSDTAQKYYYSEVTD, from the exons ATGGAAAACTCTAAAGAGGACTACAAGATTCAGTCTTTCGACTTGGAGACCCAGAAGCTGCTGAAAACAGCCCTGAAAG AGCCCAGCACGGTGGACCTGGAGAAGGTGACCAATGTCCTCGTGGACCAGTCTTTGAAGGACCGGGTCTTCAGCAAAGAGGCAGGACGCATTTGCTACACTATCGTTCAG GCTGAGGCCAAGCACAACAACGGAAACGTGTTCCGGCGAAATCTGCTCAACCGGCTGCAGCTGGAGTTCGTGGCCCGGGAGGACACGCGGCTTCGCTCGCTGCAGGAGTGGGTCTGCTTCGTCACCTTCATCTGCAACGTCTTCGACTACCTCAAG GTGAACAACATGCCTATGGtggctctggtgcatcctgtgtTTGACTGCCTGTTAAGGCTGGCTCAGCCCGACTCACTGAACAACGAGGAAGAG GTAGACTGCCTGGTGCTCCAGCTGCACCGCATCGGGGACCAGCTGGAGAAGATGGACGGACAGAAGATGGACGAGCTCTTCTACCTGCTGCGGGATGGCTTCCTACTGCAGGAGGGCCTGAGCTCCATGGCCCGTCTTCTGCTACTGGAGATCCTGGAGTTCAGAGCCGGGGGCTGGATGCTCAGCGACACGGCCCAGAAATACTACTACAGCGAAGTCACCGACTAG
- the mrps7 gene encoding 28S ribosomal protein S7, mitochondrial, translating into MAAAITGLLKPWTPRVLLVRWSRYNPYYLEPEPRKEVYHIPETELTPEQKEERELKSVRPIKAATNSVTSSVFNDPVLSKFVNMMMKDGDKIIAKGIITQTLENMKRTQVEKYHKAPEGKKAEIECNPYAIFHQALENCKPVIGLASIQKGGKFYQVPIPLTDNRRRFLAMKWMITECRDNKHRRTLMYEKLSQELLAAFSKEGNVVKRKHELHKMAESNRAYAHYRWW; encoded by the exons ATGGCTGCCGCCATCACAGGTTTACTAAAACCTTGGACACCAAG GGTACTCCTGGTGAGATGGAGCAGGTACAACCCTTACTACCTGGAGCCTGAGCCTCGGAAAGAGGTGTACCACATCCCAGAGACTGAGCTCACACCTGagcagaaagaggagagggagctgAAATCTGTCAGGCCCATAAAGGCAGCCACCAACTCTGTCACCAGCTCTGTTTTCAACGACCCTGTGTTGAG CAAGTTTGTCAACATGATGATGAAAGATGGTGACAAGATTATTGCCAAAGGTATCATCACACAG ACATTGGAGAACATGAAGAGAACACAGGTGGAGAAGTACCACAAAGCCCCTGAGGGAAAGAAGGCAGAGATCGAGTGTAATCCATACGCCATCTTCCACCAGGCTCTGGAGAACTGCAAGCCTGTCATTGGCCTGGCTAGCATTCAGAAAGGGGGCAAGTTCTATCAG GTGCCCATacctctgacagacaacaggCGGCGCTTCCTGGCCATGAAGTGGATGATCACAGAGTGCCGGGACAACAAGCACAGACGCACACTAATGTACGAAAAACTATCCCAGGAACTGCTGGCCGCCTTCTCCAAGGAGGGCAACGTGGTCAAACGGAAACACGAACTGCACAAGATGGCCGAATCCAACAGAGCCTACGCCCACTATCGCTGGTGGTAG
- the gga3b gene encoding ADP-ribosylation factor-binding protein GGA3, whose protein sequence is MAYQEGETLESWLNKATHPTNRQEDWEYIIGFCDQINKELEGPQIAVRLLVHKIQSPQEWEALQALTVLEACMKNCGRRFHNEIGKYRFLNELIKVVSPKYMGDRVPEKVKTKIIEMLYSWTVAFPNEAKINEAYQTLRRQGLVTMDPELPVDKTLIPSPPTRPKNPVFDNEDMGKLLAELLRSKNPEDLQEANRLIKNMVKEDDVRVQKVTKRIHTLEEVGINVKLLSEMLSHYDKDRSSQSDREIIKELYDRCDKLRRAAFKMATETEDNDTSLGDILQASDDLSRVINSYKKIVKGQTVNGDIEDPRSAAGEETTGNSDNTETLIDLAGIDVPNSTSPPPAPFPLVSDHTSANHLGFPIPVLPPPPKRLAGLHASQNNSPSHPATDKALNALSLLDDELLSLGLNDPVPSLNSQSKPKLNEIANPWTSLQAADPGLDLFGAIAGPGLVFPPVQPAPAPATAPATHSLQDLQDMAMLDFGEPKSLRVGGGFGMAASMGAVVPPSLGAMVPQVPFSSTSLLPGPMPGSPAVSHTKAQTLSSAPGSPLFSSLSPFHHSSFQGGSPARGLGPEASLGNVHVPLEAIRPSKGLPVTAYDKDGVRVLLNFASDCPPCRPDVLVLVVSMLNTAPLPVQNVVLQAAVPKSMKVKLQPPSGTELPPFNPILPPASITQVMLLANPLKEKVRLRYKLAFTLGNRQCSEVGEVDQFPPPDRWGHL, encoded by the exons ATGGCGTACCAGGAAGGGGAGACGCTAGAATCCTGGCTCA ATAAAGCCACCCATCCAACAAACAGACAGGAGGATTGGGAGTACATCATCGGTTTCTGTGACCAGATCAATAAGGAATTGGAAGG TCCCCAGATAGCTGTCAGGTTGCTGGTTCACAAAATCCAATCGCCGCAAGAATGGGAGGCGCTTCAGGCTTTAACA GTATTAGAGGCATGTATGAAGAACTGCGGGAGAAGGTTTCATAATGAAATCGGGAAATATCGGTTTCTGAACGAGCTGATCAAAGTTGTTTCTCCCAAG TACATGGGAGACAGAGTACCAGAGAAGGTAAAGACAAAGATCATTGAGATGCTGTACAGCTGGACAGTGGCTTTCCCCAACGAGGCCAAAATCAACGAAGCATACCAGACACTAAGGAGACAGG GTCTTGTAACTATGGACCCTGAGCTCCCAGTGGACAAGACTCTGATTCCTTCACCCCCCACACGTCCCAAGAACCCTGTGTTTGACAATGAGGACATGGGCAAG CTATTAGCAGAGCTTCTGAGGAGCAAAAACCCAGAGGACCTGCAGGAAGCCAACAGGCTCATCAAGAACATGGTGAAGGAG GACGATGTCAGGGTTCAGAAAGTGACCAAACGCATCCACACCCTGGAAGAGGTGGGCATCAACGTCAAGCTGCTGAGTGAGATGCTGTCCCACTACGACAAGGACAGGTCctcccagtcagacagagagatcaTCAAG GAACTATACGACCGCTGCGACAAGTTGAGACGCGCTGCTTTCAAAATGGCCACAGAGACTGAAGATAACGACACAAGTTTAG GTGACATCCTGCAGGCCAGCGATGACCTCTCACGGGTCATCAACTCCTACAAGAAGATTGTCAAGGGACAGACGGTGAATGGAGACATCGAGGATCCTAGATCTGCAGCTGGTGAAG AGACCACAGGGAACAGTGACAACACAGAGaccttgattgacctggctggCATTGACGTTCCAAACTCCACCTCTCCTCCGCCTGCCCCTTTCCCGTTGGTCTCCGATCACACTTCAGCCAATCACCTGGGGTTCCCAATCCCTGTCTTGCCTCCTCCTCCAAAAAGGTTGGCCGGGTTGCATGCCAGTCAGAACAACagccccagccacccagccaccgACAAGGCCCtcaacgctctctctctccttgacgATGAGCTGCTGTCCTTAG GCCTGAACGATCCAGTTCCTTCTCTGAACAGCCAATCAAAACCAAAGCTGAATGAAATAGCGAATCCGTGGACCTCCTTACAG GCTGCTGACCCCGGCCTTGACTTGTTTGGTGCTATAGCAGGGCCAGGCCTAGTATTTCCCCCAGTCCAGCCAGCGCCAGCCCCCGCCACGGCCCCCGCCACCCACAGCCTCCAGGACCTCCAAGACATGGCCATGCTGGACTTTGGAGAGCCAAAGAG TTTGCGTGTTGGCGGCGGATTCGGGATGGCAGCCTCTATGGGGGCCGTAGTACCACCCTCCTTGGGGGCCATGGTACCCCAGGTCCCCTTCTCCTCGACCTCCCTCCTCCCTGGCCCCATGCCTGGCTCCCCTGCGGTGTCCCACACCAAAGCCCAGACCCTGAGCTCTGCCCCGGGCAGCCCCCTGTTcagctccctctcccccttccaccACTCCTCCTTCCAGGGGGGCAGCCCAGCCAGGGGGCTAGGACCGGAGGCCTCCCTGGGCAACGTGCACGTCCCCCTGGAGGCCATCAGACCCA GTAAAGGGCTCCCTGTAACAGCCTATGATAAGGACGGGGTGCGTGTGCTGTTGAACTTTGCCTCAGACTGTCCCCCTTGCAGACCAGACGTACTGGTGTTAGTGGTGTCCATGCTGAACACTGCACCACTGCCCGTTCAGAACGTGGTCCTTCAGGCCGCCGTTCCCAAG TCCATGAAGGTGAAGCTGCAGCCTCCGTCAGGAACAGAGCTGCCTCCCTTTAACCCCATCCTTCCCCCGGCCTCCATCACACAGGTCATGCTACTGGCCAATCCCCTGAAG GAGAAGGTCCGTCTGCGCTACAAGCTGGCGTTCACTCTCGGAAACAGGCAGTGCTCAGAGGTGGGCGAGGTGGACCAGTTCCCCCCGCCAGACAGATGGGGTCACCTATAG